One genomic segment of Nonomuraea coxensis DSM 45129 includes these proteins:
- the mtnA gene encoding S-methyl-5-thioribose-1-phosphate isomerase — MRTIDWVDGAIELIDQTLLPDTCVTLRLHTVDELVDAIRRLAVRGAPALGVAGALGVVLADGDPELIARLRAARPTAVNLAWGVDRAAARLGEGRDAVLAAALRLRDDDIAACRAMGERGADLLEGDRLRIMTVCNTGALAAVERGTALGVVRTLHERGRLAEVLALETRPLLQGARLTTWELARMGAPHRLVADSAGPYLLARGEVDAVLIGADRIAANGDTANKIGSYALALGAERAGVPFVVVAPESTIDPGTPTGGHIEIEDRGADEIVTVRGVRVAPEGTDALNPAFDVTPRDLITAIVTESRVIRP; from the coding sequence GTGAGGACCATCGACTGGGTGGACGGCGCGATCGAGCTGATCGACCAGACGCTGCTGCCCGACACGTGCGTGACGCTGCGCCTCCACACCGTGGACGAGCTCGTCGACGCGATCCGCCGGCTCGCCGTGCGCGGCGCGCCGGCCCTCGGCGTGGCCGGCGCGCTCGGCGTCGTGCTCGCCGACGGCGACCCGGAGCTGATCGCCCGGCTGCGCGCCGCCCGTCCCACCGCCGTCAACCTCGCCTGGGGCGTCGACCGTGCCGCCGCCAGGCTCGGCGAGGGCAGGGACGCCGTGCTCGCCGCCGCGCTGCGCCTGCGCGACGACGACATCGCCGCCTGCCGGGCGATGGGGGAGCGCGGCGCCGACCTGCTGGAGGGCGACCGGCTGCGGATCATGACCGTGTGCAACACCGGCGCGCTCGCCGCCGTCGAGCGCGGCACCGCGCTCGGCGTCGTCCGTACGCTGCACGAGCGCGGCCGGCTGGCCGAGGTCCTCGCGCTGGAGACCCGGCCGCTGCTGCAGGGCGCCAGGCTCACCACCTGGGAGCTGGCCAGGATGGGCGCGCCGCACCGCCTCGTCGCCGACTCGGCGGGCCCCTACCTGCTGGCCAGGGGCGAGGTGGACGCGGTCCTCATCGGCGCCGACCGCATCGCCGCCAACGGCGACACCGCCAACAAGATCGGCTCGTACGCCCTCGCGCTCGGCGCCGAGCGCGCCGGCGTCCCGTTCGTCGTCGTCGCCCCCGAGTCCACCATCGACCCCGGCACCCCGACCGGCGGGCACATCGAGATCGAGGACCGCGGCGCCGACGAGATCGTCACGGTCAGGGGCGTGCGGGTCGCCCCGGAGGGGACCGACGCGCTCAACCCGGCCTTCGACGTCACCCCGCGCGACCTCATCACCGCCATCGTGACGGAGAGCCGGGTGATTCGCCCGTAG
- a CDS encoding CASTOR/POLLUX-related putative ion channel, with amino-acid sequence MSKVTVRARLRYWFDNTMSKGTASLIGWLAVVSVALIVSVAAFTLWLAPGEPDGAGHAGEVLWITLMHALTPSKVASDKGSAAYLAVMFAGSLGGLFIVSMLVGLLSNGLKQQVDRLRRGRSRIVESGHTVVLGWSDQVFTIVGELVKAHASQKRSAVAILADRDKLDMEEDLREHLGDLGRTRLICRTGKPTEPHDLALMNLAAARSVVVLSPQGEDPDAHVIKILLALAKREGAHPPVVAALASGRNLAAARLAGGPDVHLVDSDDTAARLIVQSSRQSGLSVVCMDLLNFDGGEIYLRTPRKLVGVTYGEALHAYQTAVVIGLRRPSGVVLNPPGDTVIGADDEIIVIAADDSHVRLAAGKPSVDESAIAAPAAGRPGPAPERTLLLNWNGRAERIVRLLDAYAAPGSVLEIAADHPRAGAGLSGLGNLTVNVKDCDTTDRFALEALGVGVFQHVIVLSDDRFDPHHADTRTLMTLLQLRDMQSALGEHYSIVSEMHDENNRTLAEVTEADDIVISDTVIGLLLAQLAENRHLAEVFGALFDSHGSEIYLRPASSYVRTGTQVTFSTVIEAARRRGESAVGYRARAGRDEPPHYGIVLNPGTSDPVVLAEGDAVIVLADH; translated from the coding sequence ATGTCCAAGGTCACGGTCCGTGCGCGCCTGCGGTACTGGTTCGACAACACGATGTCGAAAGGCACCGCCTCGCTGATCGGGTGGCTGGCCGTCGTGTCGGTGGCGCTCATCGTGTCGGTGGCGGCGTTCACGCTGTGGCTGGCGCCGGGCGAGCCGGACGGCGCGGGCCACGCGGGCGAGGTCTTATGGATCACGCTCATGCACGCGCTGACCCCGAGCAAGGTGGCGAGCGACAAGGGGTCGGCCGCGTACCTGGCGGTGATGTTCGCCGGCTCGCTCGGCGGCCTGTTCATCGTCAGCATGCTCGTCGGCCTGCTGTCCAACGGGCTGAAGCAGCAGGTGGACCGCCTGCGCAGGGGGCGCTCGCGGATCGTGGAGTCCGGCCACACGGTGGTGCTCGGCTGGTCGGACCAGGTGTTCACCATCGTGGGCGAGCTGGTCAAGGCGCACGCCAGCCAGAAGCGGTCGGCCGTCGCGATCCTCGCCGACCGCGACAAGCTGGACATGGAGGAGGACCTCCGCGAGCACCTCGGCGACCTCGGCCGTACCCGGCTGATCTGCCGCACCGGCAAGCCCACGGAGCCGCACGACCTCGCGCTCATGAACCTCGCCGCCGCGCGGAGCGTCGTCGTGCTCTCGCCGCAGGGCGAGGACCCGGACGCGCACGTCATCAAGATCCTGCTCGCGCTGGCCAAGCGCGAGGGCGCGCACCCGCCGGTGGTCGCCGCGCTCGCCTCCGGCCGCAACCTCGCCGCCGCCCGCCTGGCCGGCGGCCCGGACGTGCACCTGGTCGACTCCGACGACACCGCCGCCCGGCTCATCGTGCAGTCCTCGCGCCAGTCCGGCCTGTCCGTCGTCTGCATGGACCTGCTGAACTTCGACGGCGGCGAGATCTACCTGCGCACCCCGAGGAAGCTCGTCGGCGTCACCTACGGGGAGGCGCTGCACGCCTACCAGACCGCCGTCGTGATCGGCCTGCGCCGTCCGTCCGGCGTCGTGCTCAACCCGCCGGGCGACACCGTGATCGGCGCGGACGACGAGATCATCGTCATCGCCGCCGACGACTCCCACGTACGCCTCGCCGCCGGCAAGCCGTCCGTGGACGAGTCCGCCATCGCCGCTCCCGCCGCCGGGCGGCCGGGGCCCGCGCCCGAGCGCACGCTGCTGCTCAACTGGAACGGCCGCGCCGAGCGGATCGTCCGCCTCCTCGACGCCTACGCGGCGCCAGGCTCGGTCCTGGAGATCGCCGCCGACCACCCGAGGGCCGGCGCCGGGCTTTCCGGGCTGGGCAACCTCACCGTCAACGTCAAGGACTGCGACACCACCGACCGCTTCGCCCTGGAGGCGCTCGGCGTCGGCGTGTTCCAGCACGTGATCGTCCTGTCCGACGACCGGTTCGACCCGCACCACGCCGACACGCGCACGCTCATGACCCTGCTGCAGCTCCGCGACATGCAGAGCGCGCTCGGCGAGCACTACTCGATCGTCAGCGAGATGCACGACGAGAACAACCGGACCCTCGCCGAGGTCACCGAGGCCGACGACATCGTCATCAGCGACACGGTCATCGGCCTGCTGCTGGCGCAGCTCGCCGAGAACCGCCACCTCGCCGAGGTGTTCGGCGCCCTCTTCGACTCGCACGGCTCGGAGATCTACCTCCGCCCCGCCTCCTCGTACGTCCGTACCGGGACGCAGGTGACGTTCTCCACGGTGATCGAGGCCGCCCGGCGGCGCGGCGAGAGCGCCGTCGGCTACCGTGCCCGCGCCGGCCGCGACGAGCCGCCGCACTACGGCATCGTCCTCAACCCCGGCACGTCGGACCCGGTGGTCCTCGCCGAGGGCGACGCCGTCATCGTCCTGGCCGACCACTAG
- a CDS encoding peptidoglycan recognition protein family protein: MAIDLVSRHDWNARAPRGDYSQLDSAKGVKVHYTGGRVDPGIVGDHAACAALVRSIQAYHMDGNGWVDIGYSFVACPHRKVFEGRGLHHLPAANGPGLNAGHYAVLGLVGNSGLVQPTGPILHAILDAVEHVRARGGAGKEIKGHRDGYSTDCPGDPLYSWVRRGAPRPSGGEEPPPPGPAAPPFPGRLLSYPPVVRGDDVRAWQGRMRERGFDLDADGAYGPASRAACVAFQRGQGIADDGVVGPLTWRLTWEAPRS, from the coding sequence TTGGCCATCGACCTGGTGTCACGGCACGACTGGAACGCCCGCGCCCCCCGCGGAGACTACTCACAGCTCGACTCCGCCAAAGGGGTGAAGGTCCACTACACCGGCGGCAGGGTCGATCCCGGCATCGTCGGCGACCACGCCGCCTGCGCGGCGCTGGTGCGCTCCATCCAGGCGTACCACATGGACGGCAACGGCTGGGTCGACATCGGCTACTCCTTTGTGGCCTGCCCCCATCGCAAGGTGTTCGAGGGGCGCGGGCTGCACCACCTGCCCGCCGCCAACGGCCCCGGGCTCAACGCCGGCCACTACGCGGTGCTCGGACTGGTCGGCAACAGCGGGCTCGTGCAGCCCACCGGCCCGATCCTGCACGCCATCCTCGACGCCGTCGAGCACGTACGCGCCCGCGGCGGCGCCGGCAAGGAGATCAAGGGGCACCGCGACGGCTATTCCACCGACTGCCCCGGCGACCCCCTCTACTCCTGGGTGCGCCGGGGCGCGCCCCGGCCGTCGGGCGGGGAGGAGCCGCCGCCGCCGGGTCCGGCCGCGCCGCCGTTCCCCGGACGCCTGCTGTCGTACCCGCCGGTCGTGCGCGGCGACGACGTGCGCGCCTGGCAGGGCCGCATGCGCGAGCGCGGTTTCGACCTCGACGCCGACGGCGCGTACGGCCCCGCCTCCCGCGCCGCCTGCGTCGCCTTCCAACGGGGGCAGGGCATCGCCGACGACGGCGTGGTGGGCCCGCTCACCTGGCGGCTCACCTGGGAGGCTCCGCGGAGCTGA